In the Thermotoga sp. KOL6 genome, CTATGATGTCTCCTCTTTTGATTCTTTCTCCTCTTTTCACGAGAACCTTCACTTTCGTTCTCAGTTCGTTTGGTCCTTTCTTTTTCTTTTTCGAAGCACGCCAAATGTATTCAACTTCGTTCTTTTGGCTGTAGTTCAACTCGGTGGGAAATGTTCCGAAAAATTTCACAGAGTACTTCTCTTCTACAGCTGAAAAAAGTTTTTTAGCTAGTGACTCGCTGACGACAATTCCATCCTCGAAATTCAACCCTTTGTAAAGCATGTAAACTACAAAGGCATTGACTCCAACACTCAAGCTTTTCGGGGTTTTCACAATGGGAGGTTCAGGATTTTCAATAGGCATAGCTTGTTTGAGGTTCTTTGACCCCATGAGAACGCGGGCGCCATCCGAGTGGAGGATGAAGGGAATCTGTGCGGTGGCAAGGCTGAAGAGTTCTCCTTTTTCTATAGAAAGAGTTTTGGGATTGTATACGGCATTTTCCACCATGGATAGGACGAGACCTATTTTTTCTGATTCAGGTGTTTCAAAAAGGTCCAATTTTCCTTTGTGTGAGGGATGAGGCAATCTCATCGTTTCAGGGACTTTCTCCCTTGGATAGACAACCTTCTTCATGAAGAAATTCGCCTCAATGGGATTGAATTCCTCCCAATTTTGAAAAATGGGAAGTTTCACACCATAACGTTTTGATCTGGTGGAAAAGACTGGACAGAATATGGCTCCCTTTTTTCCGTAAAGTTCGTTCAGTTTGGTTTGTAGAGATTCCTTATTTCTTTTGGAGGTGAGGTGATAAAAAATCGTGACGGCGACCGCGAAGAGATAACCCGGAGCAACTCTGAGTTTTTCGAGGTCCATGAATCTTGGTTTTTCTTCTGTTTCTTCATCCTCGTCTTCATCTGTTCCCTCTTGAAGAAAATACGGCTCTATTACGTAAGGAGTGAAGAGTTTCTCACCCAAAACTTTGTAGACATTTTCGTGCTCTGGAAAGAGGAGTGGAAAGTGTAATGTAAGATCATTGCTTTTCAGTTCAACTATGTAGGAAGAATCGCCTTCTACTTTTGACACAGGTGTTAGGTTCACAGTATCAACTTGTGCATTAAATTTATTCGAGAAATGTTTCAAAAGGTTTTTGACAACTTCCAAAGAGAAATCAATTCCTTTCATTTATTATCACCTCTATCTCAAAATCATCCTTCAGATGAGATCTCTTGTGTTCTTCTTCTATATCTTCTTTTATTTTTTGGAGTTCGTCCTTCATATTGAAACTCGGATTTGGGAAGATCTTTATAAACAATGTGTTATTTCGAAACATAACCGGCATGATAGAGCTTACAGCTCTATGTTTGTTGAAGTGAACAAATTGTCTCGCCTTGAAGGCAATTTTGGACACTATTTCCGCTTCTGAGGATTTCAGGAAACGTTCTATGTCTTTTTCTGCCGCTTCATACAAAACTTTTTCCAACTCTTTGGCTTTACTTTCTATTTCTTTGGCAACGTTTTTATCCGATGAGAGAATCTTATCTTTCAGTGAGAAGATGTCTTTGAGAAGTTGCTCTATCTTCTTTGCGTCTCCGTGAGGAATGCTCAATTTCTTTCCTTCGATCTTTTTCTGTAGATAAGAAATCTCGTTTGCCGTTCTTTCCACTCTCATTTTTTGATAGCTATCCGTTATCACCCTGTCTGCTTGAACATCGAGTCCGTCTATGAACTGAAGCCATTTTGCAGCTCTCACTGTCACTTCCTGCAGATTTTCGTCGGTTATTTTGTTTAATACAACTTCCACCAGTGGATTTGTATCTAGATTGAAGATCTTCATAAGTCTTTTTTCTTCCATAAAATCATCTTCGATCGGAAGGTTTCTTCTATGATATCTGCATATGAGTTTTACTGCTTCGACAATTTCTTTGGTTTTCTCTTTGAATATGTCTCTCAAAGATTTGCTTTCGCTATCGAACGGCTTTTCTTCTGCTAGTACGTTGTATTCACCACTTTCTATGAGACTCACGGTGAGTTCGCTATGAAGATCCCTTATCAGGGGTGGGAAACCTTCGAGAATGTATTCCCTGTTTTTTACCTTTAAAATTGGATAGACGTGTCCCAAATCGTGTACATATATCGAGATACCAAGAAGAAACAGAAACAGATCAAGATAACTTATACCATCGATGTATTCTTGATCCGGATTTTTCAAGTTGGCGAATCGATTCAGACCCATGACTCTCATTGTATGATAAGCAAGATTCATGAGTCTTCTACTGTGTCTCTGAGAATGCTCAACCGTTTCTGGTATTTGGTCACCTATCCACATGTGGGTCCATCTCTTCTTCACACCGCTTTCGAGGTAACTCTTAAGCTCTTCGTTGTCCAGTACTTCTATATACTTTCCTCCATAGTCGAAGGGCACATCTCTTTTTTCATGATAGAGCCTCTCGATCTCTTCTAGAGGATAATAAGAGGTTTTGCCATCTAAGTAAATACCTTGCAACTCTTCTGTGATCTCCAAAAAGCTTGATTTTCCTGATTTCAAAGCTTTTATCTGTGGCATGATCTCATCCAGGTAAGAATAATTCCAGTCGAGTCCAAAGGAGGGAATCTCCAAAATATTGTTGCTTTTTTCAAAGGTGTAGAAACCGCTCTTTTTGAAGTAGAGCATCATAATTGTCAAAAGAGAAGTAATGATCTTGTATGAAGATGTAGCGTTGATGATAGTAGTTTTTTTCGTCCTTGAAATGATCTTCTGCAAAGTCCTCCACAATTCCGTGAACAGCACACTGTACGTTTCCTCTCTGTTAGGATAGAATTCTATGTGTTCTATTTCGATCTTCTCTACATTAAAATAACTTCTAAAGGAGTGCTCGAGAAATACAAGATGTTTGTAGCGTTCCTCCTTACCTTCGTTGGGTGTTCCTATGATCACGATTTCATCAACTACAAATCCCTTTTCTATTACTCCGGTTAACAGACTTTCTTCGGGTGATAAATTCTTTTTTCCAGCTTCTTTCATCGATCGAATTCTTTTTACCTTTTCGAGATAAAAATCAGATGAATTGAGTATTTCTTTTATTTTTTCAAGATAGAGTAATCTCTCATTGTCATTTCTTTTATTTAGAATGTTTATTCCTGCAGGACAGATCATCAATGCGGGGCTTTTGAGAAAGTTTTTAGTTATTCTAATGGCTTCCAGAAGATTTATGTTTTCGAACAATACTTCGTGATTTTCATAGACGATTGTTACGTTGACTTTTTCACTCACATCATCTAAAGGAGCGCTTTCAAACGAAAGAGAAAAACCCAATTTTGGATCGTAGTGTATTTCCAATTGTCGGTTGTCAGGGAATTTCAGAAAAGCTATTTTCGGAAACGAATCAATGGACAAAGTATCCCCTCCCTTGAATTCATTCTAACCCAACATTGGTTAATCTTTCAACTTAATTCGGAAAGTGTACTTAAAAACATGGAGAGACGATGAATTACCGAAAAATATCAGGAGAAATGTATCGTTGTAAGGAAAGTGTACATATAAATTTGGGGATAAAGTTAGGTGAATGGTTCGAATTTCAATTGTCATCAAGAACAAATCACGCTTCACTTTCGTCAAAAGATATTTTTGAAACAAGTTTGTTGTGATGTATAATTTATTCAGAATTCCCACCTTTTCCTCTATTTCAATCCATCCTTAAAGGAATTCTTCCCCACCTGCCGAAGTAATCCTCAAATGAGGAGGTGAGTTTTCTTTGAGTGATCCAAACAGAGAGAAGTTGGTCATTGGTTCTCTCGTGCACGATATTGGAAAGTTAGTACGCAGAGCAAGATTTAGCCAAGAATCCCATCAGTTAGCCGGTTACGATTTCACCAGCAAAGTGAGAGCTTTCGCCGAATACCAAGATTTTATTCACTATCACCATGAAAGAGAACTCAAAGAATCAAGAAACAGTAAAGAACACGAACTTATCTGGTACACATGTCTTGCGGACAATTTTTCCAGTAAGGAGAGAATGACCACAGGAAGTGAGTTCAGAGAAAACCGGAGAATGGAAAATGTACTCTCCAAGATACCGGAAGACGAAAGAGACGGTAAGAAAACATATTTCCCTGTTGTTCCAACACCTCAACTGAAAGAAGCAACAACGGAGATGATAGAGACCGAAGAAAACTACCGAGCCCTTTATGAAGCTCTCGTCGAGGATGCTAAAAAAATCCCGATAACACCAGATGATGTGAATTTTCTTTTCTACAAATACCTTTCTTTTATGCCACAGGAGACAAGAAGTGATGGTGAAATGGATATTTCCCTTTACGATCACTTGAAAGTAACCGCTATGCTCGCACTCTGTATGTACGATTATGCCAAAGAAAACAACTTGTCCTTTGAGACTTACCAAGATCTAAAGAAATTTTTTGGAAAAGAAAATGTTAAACCTTTCCTCCTGGTTGGTGGGGATGTATCAGGGATTCAAAAGTTTATTTCTAACGTTTCTTCAAAAGGTGCTCTCAGATCTTTCAGAGGGAGAAGTTTCTTTATAGAAATTCTCCAAGAGGTTGTGGTTGATGAGATCCTCACTAGGACAGGTTTCTACAGAACGAACGTACATTTCATTGGAGGAGGCCATTTCTACCTGGTTTTATCTAACACCGAGAAGGTGAAAAAGATCCTCAATGACATTCAAAGGGATATCAACAAGTGGTTGAAGGAAAAGAACTTGGGACTTCATCTTGTTACGGAATACGAAGAGTTTTCTGTCGAAGATATAGAAGATATGTCTTCAGTCTTCTCGACTCTTACAAAAAAGCTAAGACTTCGAAAGCTTCGAATGTTCTCAAACGAGGAACTAGAAGAATTGTTTCCAAATGATATAACTAGTCTGGAGAAAGTTGGAAATTTCACTTGTAAAGTTTGTGGAAGCAGAGTAGAGAAACTCTTTCCTATTAGAGAGTGGGAAGAGGAAGAAGAGATAGCCTGTGAGTTTTGCAAAGAGATGTACGAATTAGGAAAGGAACTTATGAAAAGATCTAATTTGTATCTCGTTGAGAAAAAGGACGGAAAATTCGAAATCTTTAGAAAACGTTTTGATTTCTCTGACAAACTTGAAAAAGGTTTCAGCTACAAGATAAGGAATATCTATGATTTCCAGGAAGATGAAAAGAATGTAAGGAGAATTCAGGTGGTCACGTATTTTAAACACCAGGAGTTAGACAAGATCGCTCAAGAAGCTCCTGGGGAGAAAATAGCAAGCCTGCTTGTCGATGTGGATAATCTTGGAAACATCTTCGGGAAAGGTCTCAGAGTGAAAACACTTTCCAGATACAGTACTCTTTCGAGACTCATGAATTTCTTCTTCAAAGAACGAGTGGCGAACATTGTGGAAGGAAAAAATTTGACAGTGATTTACTCCGGTGGCGATGATCTCTATCTCATCGGTGGTTGGAACGATGTTCTCGATGTAGCAAAGGAAATGAGAGAAGAATTTTCGAAATTTACGATGAACGATTCGATCACCTTTTCGGCTGGATACGTTATCGTTGACAAAAAAACGAGCATGGCTCTCATCAGAGAAATGTCTGAAAGGGCTGAACAATCTGCAAAAGAGAATGGAAAAGACAGCATATCGTTTTCTAATGGTGATTACTTGGCTGTCAAATGGAAGCAGTTCTTTGAAATGTACAACTTGTACACAACTTTGAGAAAGCTCGTGCCAAATGTTGACAGAAGTATCATCAGGAAAGCTTTAAACCTGACTTTGAAATACAGAAAAGAAGAAGATTCTCCCCTCAACAGAGCATATCTTTCTTACATAGAGGCAAGAGAAAACAACGAAGCAGATAAAAGGGTAGCTGCTCTGACGAAGGAAAATCTTGAGAAAATAGGAGAACCTGCTTTGAACGTGATTCTTCAGTTTGTTGATCTTCTTTCGAGAAAGTTTCATAAGGAGGGATGAAGCGTGAGTTTGGAGAAGGAGAACATTTCTCTCAAAAAGGATGTTAAAGAACTCGTGAGAGAAGCTGAAAGGCTGAGTCAAGAACTTAAAAAGTTGAAATTGAATACGACTCAACTCAGGAAGTTTCACGGTTATTTGACCAAGATCTGGAGTAAATACATCTACAGAAAGAATGAATACTCAGATCATCCAGAGGTATTCAGAAAAGAAATATTGGATGATATCCACTTCATGAAAATATTTCTTGCCTATCAAGTAGGAAGGGGGCAATCAGGGGTGGAAAAGTTGAAAGAAACATTGGAGCCGTTAATAGATGAAATAGAAAATGGAAAAGATTTTGAAAAGTTCAAGAAATTCTATGATGCGATAGTCGCTTATCACAAGTTTTATTTATCAAAGGAGAATTCCGAAGAAGATAAATAAATGAGAAATCAAGGAGGGATGTGAAGTGAACAGACCGATTCTGGGAAAGTACATAATAAAAGGGAAAATCGTTTTGAAAACAGGTTTGAGAATAGGCGGCCAAGAACTTGGAATAAACATCGGAGGACTCGACAATCCCGTCATCAAAAATCCTCTCACTGGAGAGCCTTACATTCCAGGTAGTTCTCTCAAAGGAAAGATGAGAAGTTTGCTGGAGAGACTTTTCCAATTGGATTTGAGGGTAATTAATGAAGAAAAGGAAATAAGAATTCATGAATGTGGTGACAAGAATTGTAAGGTTTGTAGAGTCTTTGGGTCTTCCTTAAAGGATAGTGATAATATCCCTGCTCGTCTTTTGGTGAGAGACGCATTCCTCACGGAAGATTCAAGAAAAAAGCTCGAGAGCATGGAAACTGATCTTCCCTACACGGAGTGGAAGATGGAGAATGTTCTTGACAGAGTGACTTGCAGTGCTGAACCACGAAGTTTTGAAAGAGTCCCAGCGGGTGCAGAATTTGAATTCGAAATGGTCTACACTGCAGAAAACAAAGATCATGTGGAAGAAGATTTGAAAAACATAGTCGCTGCTCTTGAATTGATTGAAGATGACTACCTTGGTGGAAGCGGGAGCAGAGGATACGGAAAGGTGGAATTCAAGATAGAAAAAGTGATATTCAAGGATGCTGACTATTATCTAGGAAATGGCAAACCCGTTGAAAAAGACTTCGAGAAAGAAGGCAAAACGACTGTGAAAGATTTCGAAGCCTACATTTCCGAAATAACG is a window encoding:
- the cas10 gene encoding type III-A CRISPR-associated protein Cas10/Csm1, with the translated sequence MSDPNREKLVIGSLVHDIGKLVRRARFSQESHQLAGYDFTSKVRAFAEYQDFIHYHHERELKESRNSKEHELIWYTCLADNFSSKERMTTGSEFRENRRMENVLSKIPEDERDGKKTYFPVVPTPQLKEATTEMIETEENYRALYEALVEDAKKIPITPDDVNFLFYKYLSFMPQETRSDGEMDISLYDHLKVTAMLALCMYDYAKENNLSFETYQDLKKFFGKENVKPFLLVGGDVSGIQKFISNVSSKGALRSFRGRSFFIEILQEVVVDEILTRTGFYRTNVHFIGGGHFYLVLSNTEKVKKILNDIQRDINKWLKEKNLGLHLVTEYEEFSVEDIEDMSSVFSTLTKKLRLRKLRMFSNEELEELFPNDITSLEKVGNFTCKVCGSRVEKLFPIREWEEEEEIACEFCKEMYELGKELMKRSNLYLVEKKDGKFEIFRKRFDFSDKLEKGFSYKIRNIYDFQEDEKNVRRIQVVTYFKHQELDKIAQEAPGEKIASLLVDVDNLGNIFGKGLRVKTLSRYSTLSRLMNFFFKERVANIVEGKNLTVIYSGGDDLYLIGGWNDVLDVAKEMREEFSKFTMNDSITFSAGYVIVDKKTSMALIREMSERAEQSAKENGKDSISFSNGDYLAVKWKQFFEMYNLYTTLRKLVPNVDRSIIRKALNLTLKYRKEEDSPLNRAYLSYIEARENNEADKRVAALTKENLEKIGEPALNVILQFVDLLSRKFHKEG
- the csm2 gene encoding type III-A CRISPR-associated protein Csm2, translating into MSLEKENISLKKDVKELVREAERLSQELKKLKLNTTQLRKFHGYLTKIWSKYIYRKNEYSDHPEVFRKEILDDIHFMKIFLAYQVGRGQSGVEKLKETLEPLIDEIENGKDFEKFKKFYDAIVAYHKFYLSKENSEEDK
- the csm3 gene encoding type III-A CRISPR-associated RAMP protein Csm3; amino-acid sequence: MNRPILGKYIIKGKIVLKTGLRIGGQELGINIGGLDNPVIKNPLTGEPYIPGSSLKGKMRSLLERLFQLDLRVINEEKEIRIHECGDKNCKVCRVFGSSLKDSDNIPARLLVRDAFLTEDSRKKLESMETDLPYTEWKMENVLDRVTCSAEPRSFERVPAGAEFEFEMVYTAENKDHVEEDLKNIVAALELIEDDYLGGSGSRGYGKVEFKIEKVIFKDADYYLGNGKPVEKDFEKEGKTTVKDFEAYISEITKG